One window from the genome of Diospyros lotus cultivar Yz01 chromosome 11, ASM1463336v1, whole genome shotgun sequence encodes:
- the LOC127812447 gene encoding uncharacterized protein LOC127812447 isoform X2, which yields MEEAASSSKVGNAKKRPREEEDTVSGTEECSRQTLSLEENLIFSDTLVALRIMRAQFPRIDKVSIQPFILRSQLYSSIKDRTQVDRELETFRREKVLRIFKLNTGQDDHAIMFMDDYLNQCSLLSSGGNVKDQDISLLINAGLLTRQLIDPNMYWFAIPNIGSVLKGLSQGRKELLSFLNRRKYKEMMLSALEKKRLRLSPLDMRFHLRDLIGSGLLKTFQTPSGLVVRVVKD from the exons ATGGAAGAGGCGGCCTCATCATCAAAAGTAGGCAACGCCAAGAAACGGCCAAGGGAGGAAGAAGACACAGTTTCCGGAACCGAAGAATGCTCTCGTCAAACTCTCTCCCTTG AGGAGAATTTGATTTTTAGCGATACTTTGGTCGCTCTTCGCATAATGCGTGCTCAATTTCCTCGTATCGACAAG GTCTCAATTCAGCCTTTTATTCTGCGTTCTCAATTATATAGCAGCATAAAGGACAGAACACAGGTGGATAGGGAACTAGAG ACATTCAGGAGGGAGAAAGTTCTGCGAATATTCAAACTGAACACTGGACAAGACGATCATGCCATAATGTTTATGGATGACTATTTGAATCAG TGTTCACTTCTGTCATCAGGGGGAAACGTGAAAGATCAAGACATCTCTCTCTTAATCAATGCTGGCCTCCTT ACCAGACAACTTATTGATCCAAACATGTACTGGTTTGCGATTCCAAACATTGGTTCAGTACTCAAGGGCCTCTCTCAG GGACGTAAGGAACTGCTCTCTTTCCTGAACCGTAGGAAATACAAAGAAATGATGTTGTCTGCATTGGAGAAGAAGCGCCTCCGACTGTCTCCGTTGGATATGAGATTCCATCTCCGTGATCTGATTGGTTCAGGTCTACTCAAAACTTTCCAGACTCCCAGTGGCTTAGTTGTTCGTGTTGTAAAAGATTAA
- the LOC127812447 gene encoding uncharacterized protein LOC127812447 isoform X3, which yields MEEAASSSKVGNAKKRPREEEDTVSGTEECSRQTLSLEENLIFSDTLVALRIMRAQFPRIDKVSIQPFILRSQLYSSIKDRTQVDRELETFRREKVLRIFKLNTGQDDHAIMFMDDYLNQAENVIKRVEAKKQDVLAVFEWFKVHVIPFKLDPSIGHEELCSLLSSGGNVKDQDISLLINAGLLTRQLIDPNMYWFAIPNIGSVLKGLSQVGETLDNDKAAFSQSVL from the exons ATGGAAGAGGCGGCCTCATCATCAAAAGTAGGCAACGCCAAGAAACGGCCAAGGGAGGAAGAAGACACAGTTTCCGGAACCGAAGAATGCTCTCGTCAAACTCTCTCCCTTG AGGAGAATTTGATTTTTAGCGATACTTTGGTCGCTCTTCGCATAATGCGTGCTCAATTTCCTCGTATCGACAAG GTCTCAATTCAGCCTTTTATTCTGCGTTCTCAATTATATAGCAGCATAAAGGACAGAACACAGGTGGATAGGGAACTAGAG ACATTCAGGAGGGAGAAAGTTCTGCGAATATTCAAACTGAACACTGGACAAGACGATCATGCCATAATGTTTATGGATGACTATTTGAATCAG GCTGAGAATGTTATCAAACGAGTGGAAGCAAAGAAGCAAGATGTTCTTGCAGTTTTTGAGTGGTTCAAAGTGCATGTTATTCCATTCAAGCTGGATCCTAGCATTGGACATGAAGAACTT TGTTCACTTCTGTCATCAGGGGGAAACGTGAAAGATCAAGACATCTCTCTCTTAATCAATGCTGGCCTCCTT ACCAGACAACTTATTGATCCAAACATGTACTGGTTTGCGATTCCAAACATTGGTTCAGTACTCAAGGGCCTCTCTCAG GTTGGCGAGACATTGGATAATGATAAAGCTGCCTTTTCTCAATCTGTATTGTAA
- the LOC127812447 gene encoding uncharacterized protein LOC127812447 isoform X1: protein MEEAASSSKVGNAKKRPREEEDTVSGTEECSRQTLSLEENLIFSDTLVALRIMRAQFPRIDKVSIQPFILRSQLYSSIKDRTQVDRELETFRREKVLRIFKLNTGQDDHAIMFMDDYLNQAENVIKRVEAKKQDVLAVFEWFKVHVIPFKLDPSIGHEELCSLLSSGGNVKDQDISLLINAGLLTRQLIDPNMYWFAIPNIGSVLKGLSQGRKELLSFLNRRKYKEMMLSALEKKRLRLSPLDMRFHLRDLIGSGLLKTFQTPSGLVVRVVKD, encoded by the exons ATGGAAGAGGCGGCCTCATCATCAAAAGTAGGCAACGCCAAGAAACGGCCAAGGGAGGAAGAAGACACAGTTTCCGGAACCGAAGAATGCTCTCGTCAAACTCTCTCCCTTG AGGAGAATTTGATTTTTAGCGATACTTTGGTCGCTCTTCGCATAATGCGTGCTCAATTTCCTCGTATCGACAAG GTCTCAATTCAGCCTTTTATTCTGCGTTCTCAATTATATAGCAGCATAAAGGACAGAACACAGGTGGATAGGGAACTAGAG ACATTCAGGAGGGAGAAAGTTCTGCGAATATTCAAACTGAACACTGGACAAGACGATCATGCCATAATGTTTATGGATGACTATTTGAATCAG GCTGAGAATGTTATCAAACGAGTGGAAGCAAAGAAGCAAGATGTTCTTGCAGTTTTTGAGTGGTTCAAAGTGCATGTTATTCCATTCAAGCTGGATCCTAGCATTGGACATGAAGAACTT TGTTCACTTCTGTCATCAGGGGGAAACGTGAAAGATCAAGACATCTCTCTCTTAATCAATGCTGGCCTCCTT ACCAGACAACTTATTGATCCAAACATGTACTGGTTTGCGATTCCAAACATTGGTTCAGTACTCAAGGGCCTCTCTCAG GGACGTAAGGAACTGCTCTCTTTCCTGAACCGTAGGAAATACAAAGAAATGATGTTGTCTGCATTGGAGAAGAAGCGCCTCCGACTGTCTCCGTTGGATATGAGATTCCATCTCCGTGATCTGATTGGTTCAGGTCTACTCAAAACTTTCCAGACTCCCAGTGGCTTAGTTGTTCGTGTTGTAAAAGATTAA